One Phycisphaerales bacterium genomic window carries:
- a CDS encoding CHRD domain-containing protein, whose protein sequence is MGIRTIALRTFAPAALALAALAPMADAEIYTRVAVLSAMQEVPTNASTAQGYGRFVIDTVANTMSYRIVYAGLTSAETAAHIHGMSDPGVNSGVVHALPSGPVKVGVWNYAEAQENDILNGRTYVNVHTTNFGGGEIRGQIVSGHAELDTGQEVPPLALPGRGFALFNIDATANTLRYYISYGGLASAETAAHIHGFSMPGTSSGVLHGLPAANPKVGVWNYTEAQEQRIIDGMTYVNIHTVNNGGGELRGQIVFSVNPIDGQQEVGPVTTPATGGALISLDRANNILGYDIRRLSLSSNETAAHIHGYAPVGANAGVVHTLPAGSPKRGTWTFGAANAAAVLDASTYVNIHTVNFGGGEVRGQIFWPSLFPCSPLVTTNPTDVTVTSGGSAQFTVAANPRGGGGPNYQWRRNGSPLSNAASFSGVNSATLTINPATAAEQGSYDCVVSNSCGGMASTAAKLTVTGGCPGNECGPQDFNGDGDSGTDQDIEAFFACLGGNCCDTCFCQGSDFNGDGDIGTDQDIEAFFRVLGGTPC, encoded by the coding sequence ATGGGGATCAGGACCATTGCACTTCGTACGTTCGCGCCGGCCGCTCTGGCGCTGGCTGCCCTTGCACCGATGGCTGACGCGGAGATATACACCCGCGTGGCGGTGTTGAGCGCGATGCAGGAGGTGCCCACCAACGCGTCCACCGCGCAGGGCTACGGGCGCTTCGTGATCGACACCGTCGCGAACACGATGAGCTACCGGATCGTGTACGCGGGCCTCACCAGCGCAGAGACGGCCGCCCACATCCACGGCATGAGCGACCCCGGGGTGAACTCGGGCGTGGTGCATGCCCTCCCCTCGGGCCCGGTGAAGGTGGGCGTGTGGAACTACGCCGAGGCCCAGGAGAACGACATCCTCAACGGGCGCACCTACGTCAACGTGCACACGACGAACTTCGGCGGCGGCGAGATCCGCGGCCAGATTGTGTCGGGGCATGCGGAGCTCGATACCGGCCAGGAGGTGCCCCCGTTGGCGCTGCCTGGGCGCGGGTTCGCGCTGTTCAACATCGATGCCACGGCGAACACGCTGCGGTACTACATCTCTTACGGCGGCCTCGCGTCTGCGGAGACAGCCGCGCACATCCACGGGTTCAGCATGCCGGGGACCAGTTCGGGCGTGCTGCACGGGCTCCCCGCAGCCAACCCCAAGGTGGGCGTGTGGAACTACACGGAGGCGCAGGAGCAGCGGATCATCGACGGGATGACATACGTCAACATCCACACCGTCAACAATGGCGGGGGCGAGCTGCGTGGACAAATCGTGTTCAGCGTGAACCCGATCGACGGGCAGCAGGAGGTCGGGCCGGTGACGACGCCCGCCACGGGCGGGGCCCTGATCTCGCTGGACCGGGCGAACAACATTCTCGGGTACGACATCCGGCGCCTGAGCCTCTCGAGCAACGAGACGGCGGCGCACATCCATGGCTACGCCCCGGTGGGCGCGAACGCCGGCGTGGTGCACACGCTGCCGGCGGGCAGCCCCAAGCGCGGGACGTGGACCTTCGGCGCGGCCAATGCCGCGGCGGTGCTCGATGCCAGCACGTACGTGAACATTCACACGGTGAACTTCGGCGGCGGCGAGGTGCGCGGGCAGATCTTCTGGCCCTCGCTCTTCCCCTGCTCGCCACTGGTGACCACCAACCCCACGGACGTCACAGTTACCAGCGGCGGCTCGGCCCAGTTCACGGTGGCGGCCAACCCCCGCGGCGGCGGCGGGCCCAACTACCAGTGGCGGCGCAACGGCTCGCCCCTGAGCAACGCGGCCTCCTTCTCTGGCGTGAACTCCGCGACACTCACCATCAACCCTGCGACCGCGGCCGAGCAGGGCAGCTATGACTGCGTGGTGAGCAACTCCTGCGGCGGCATGGCTAGCACCGCGGCGAAGCTGACCGTTACCGGCGGCTGCCCCGGCAACGAGTGCGGGCCGCAGGACTTCAACGGCGACGGCGACTCGGGCACAGACCAGGACATCGAGGCGTTCTTCGCCTGCCTGGGCGGGAACTGCTGCGACACCTGCTTCTGCCAGGGCAGCGACTTCAACGGTGACGGGGACATCGGCACCGATCAGGACATCGAGGCGTTCTTCCGCGTGCTGGGCGGGACGCCCTGCTGA